In Antarcticibacterium arcticum, the genomic stretch TCGGTCATTTTCGCCCTGGCCAGGATCCCGTCCTTATCCTGGTTAAAAAATGCAGGGATTACATGTTCCAGGAACATATCCCCAAAACCTTCACTGGCATCCCGGGGTAGTTCACAAGGTAAATTGTCTACAGCCATAACAGTTATGGCATTTTTAGAGCGAAAATCAATTTCGGTACCGGTATTACGGTCATAACCATAAAAAGGGTCTGCTATAGTTGAGGACCGAATAGTACTGGCAATGGGGCCATCGATATCACAGGAAATATCTGCAATAAGCTCAATATTAAAATCGGGGGATCTGGCCTCTTCTTTGGTAAAAAATAAAGGTGCCCCGGTTCCATAAAAATGACCCGCAATAAAAATATTGGTCAATTTTGCAAACCGCATAAAATTGGAGGTGTATTCCCCCGGATTGTTATAAAATTCATTATTTGAACCCGTATTTCCATCCTTCCGTTTATTGTAATCCATTACATCAATAAGACAATAAACGGGGTGATCATACTCTTTTGTCAAATAACTCTCAACATCTACCTGCTCAACATTTAAATGGTCCAGGATCTCCCGGGCACCGTGAGCTACTTTTCCACTCCCCGTTAAAAGTATCTTTTTTACAGGCAGTTTAATCCTGTCGAGTTCTAAAAGCATAGCATCCAGCCCAGACAGTTCTTCCGCTTTGGGAAGATTAAAATTTCCGTCTTTCAAACCCAGGCCACGAATACCGTTATATGCACCTACCAAACCTGCATAACGGCCAAAACCAATAAGCCTCTGATTATTATCTTTAACGATCACCTCGTGGTCAAATAACTCGATGTTCTTTTCCAAAACTGCCCTTAATAAATTTCGGTTGTAGGGTTGTTTTTTGATGGTATGAGAGAAGAAAAAATATTTTTTGTTGGGTATAAGGTAATTAACCG encodes the following:
- a CDS encoding NAD(P)-dependent oxidoreductase; translation: MIKFALIKERKTPPDRRVVFSPEKLREAASIFPEAGFKVEASEVRIFKDAEYTAAGFEVANDVSDCDVMLGVKEVPVNYLIPNKKYFFFSHTIKKQPYNRNLLRAVLEKNIELFDHEVIVKDNNQRLIGFGRYAGLVGAYNGIRGLGLKDGNFNLPKAEELSGLDAMLLELDRIKLPVKKILLTGSGKVAHGAREILDHLNVEQVDVESYLTKEYDHPVYCLIDVMDYNKRKDGNTGSNNEFYNNPGEYTSNFMRFAKLTNIFIAGHFYGTGAPLFFTKEEARSPDFNIELIADISCDIDGPIASTIRSSTIADPFYGYDRNTGTEIDFRSKNAITVMAVDNLPCELPRDASEGFGDMFLEHVIPAFFNQDKDGILARAKMTENGKLTPKFQYLQEYVDGEPKKNEYA